In the Telopea speciosissima isolate NSW1024214 ecotype Mountain lineage chromosome 6, Tspe_v1, whole genome shotgun sequence genome, TGGAATGGTAGCAGTGAGGTTAACGACATAGTAGTAACAGTGCAATACACTGGTGTTCACTTTGTAACCCACGTGGGTATAGGTTCATTTCCACCTTCTCCTGGCCGAAAGGGGATACCTTATTTGTTGGCGATTGACACTGGAAGTCAATTAACATGGGTTCAATGTGAAGGTTGCAATCCTTGCTTTCCCCTACAACAACCTAATTTTCCATACAAAATATCTCAGAGTTACAAGCCTATTCCTTGTGGTGACCCAACCTGTCCAACTCCAAACCAGGATTGCTTTCAATCATTTTGTGGATTTAGGATAAGTTATGGGGAGGACCCTCCAGCCTCAACAGCAGGAGCCATTGTAAGAGAGACCTTAACCTTCTCTTCTGATTTTGGAGGTACAGAATCTTACAACGATTTGTTCTTGGGTTGTGGCCTTCAGAGCGACCATTATGAATTTCCACAACCGAATAAAATTGCTGGGGTTTTGGGCTTAGGGTTTGGAGACACTGGAACTCTTCTCTTCCTAAAACAAGTAGGCAAAAAACACTTTTCTTATTGCCTATTAAGCTCTGAACACACCAATTCTCAGTTATATATTGGAGGTACAAAGATGGTAGGACCACAAGTGCTATCAACACCATTGCTGAGAGGATCAAATGAAGCACTATACTATTTGGACTTACAGGATATTAGTATCCAAAATATTCATCTTAGATTACAGGGATCATTTTCTGAGGG is a window encoding:
- the LOC122665487 gene encoding aspartic proteinase CDR1-like: MVFMETLLSLISLLSSALLLHAAIEGPKPITLSLIHPFSPHSPFYPGNITDMEKIDILIQGTNVRIHHLFSTMREQNWNGSSEVNDIVVTVQYTGVHFVTHVGIGSFPPSPGRKGIPYLLAIDTGSQLTWVQCEGCNPCFPLQQPNFPYKISQSYKPIPCGDPTCPTPNQDCFQSFCGFRISYGEDPPASTAGAIVRETLTFSSDFGGTESYNDLFLGCGLQSDHYEFPQPNKIAGVLGLGFGDTGTLLFLKQVGKKHFSYCLLSSEHTNSQLYIGGTKMVGPQVLSTPLLRGSNEALYYLDLQDISIQNIHLRLQGSFSEGSAIDWLV